The Coffea arabica cultivar ET-39 chromosome 4e, Coffea Arabica ET-39 HiFi, whole genome shotgun sequence genome includes a window with the following:
- the LOC113741587 gene encoding potassium channel SKOR isoform X2, whose product MEMQSSSGIGRGGKSAESEDEEFEVEDLQEPTESTWKNYFRLICNCSRLDQSINSRSGNGREITTRGRGHSHGFVIEPNNRWYQLWTHFILLWAVYSSFFTPLEFAFFRGLPENLFLLDIAGQFAFLIDIVVRFFVAYRQPHSHCMVYSHSRIAIRYLKSQFMLDLLGCFPWDYIYKASGRKEPVRYLLWIRLSRALRVTDFFKKLEKDVRINYLFARIINLFVVELYCTHTAACIFYYLATTLPPSEEGYTWIGSLQMGSYKYTHFREIDLWTRYITSLYFAIVTMVTVGYGDIHAVNTKEMIFVMIYISFDMILGAYLLGNMTALIVKGSKTERFRDVMADLISFMNRNRLGKDLRMEIERHVRLQYESGYTSASALQDLPVSIRTKVSQKSYEPYIRKVPLLKGCSDEIINHMALNVHEEFFLPGELIIEQGSMADQLYFVCHGKLDEVRRYENEREEPLLSLETHSTFGEVSVLCNVPIPYTIRVVQLCRLLRIDKQHFLDILDTYFLDGRIIINNLLEGKESNIENIIKESKTTLHIAKHESELAMKLNCATYDGDLYRLRCFIGAGADPNMSDYNDRSPLHVAARKGYEDIAQFLIEKDANVNAKDYFGNTPLLEAVRNEHDEVASLLVNAGATLMLDHVGTFLCEAVASRELEFLKRLLFNGANPNAKNFDMRTPLHIAASEGLYPASVSLLEAGASVLSVDRWGKTPVDEARVGGNKSLINLLENAKRAQLSEFSESFERNQGSVIIEQEQRKCTVFPSHPWDNLDGRRTGVVLWVPQNMDDLIRTAKEQLKVYNGSCILSENGGKILDVRMISDNQNLFLVNEAS is encoded by the exons GTGGTATCAATTGTGGACACACTTCATATTGTTATGGGCAGTGTACTCATCCTTCTTCACCCCCCTGGAATTTGCCTTCTTCAGAGGTCTTCCTGAGAACCTCTTTCTTCTAGACATTGCTGGACAATTTGCTTTCCTTATAGATATTGTCGTACGCTTCTTTGTTGCCTACAGACAACCACACTCTCATTGCATGGTCTATAGTCACAGCCGCATTGCTATACG CTACTTGAAATCCCAGTTTATGCTTGATCTTCTTGGTTGCTTTCCATGGGACTACATTTACAAG GCTTCTGGGAGAAAGGAGCCAGTCAGGTACCTGCTATGGATCAGGCTTAGCAGGGCGCTTAGAGTGACAGACTTTTTTAAAAAGCTTGAGAAAGACGTCCGCATCAATTATCTTTTCGCCAGGATCATAAACCTTTTTGTTGTTGAGTTATATTGCACACATACGGCTGCCTGCATCTTTTACTATCTTGCTACCACTCTGCCTCCATCAGAGGAAGGTTATACATGGATAGGAAGTTTACAAATGGGAAGCTACAAATATACACACTTCAGAGAGATTGATCTTTGGACCCGTTATATAACCTCACTTTACTTTGCTATTGTTACTATGGTTACTGTTG GTTATGGGGATATTCATGCTGTCAACACAAAAGAAATGATATTTGTCATGATATATATTTCTTTTGACATGATTCTGGGGGCTTATTTGCTGGGTAACATGACAGCATTGATAGTGAAAGGATCCAAAACTGAGAGATTCAGGGATGTAATGGCTGATCTCATTAGTTTCATGAACAGAAACAGGCTCGGAAAGGACCTAAGAATGGAGATAGAAAGACATGTTCGATTACAATACGAGAGTGGTTATACTAGTGCTTCTGCTCTTCAGGATCTTCCGGTATCTATCAGGACTAAG GTTTCACAAAAGTCATACGAGCCGTACATTAGAAAGGTTCCTCTTCTCAAAGGATGCTCAGATGAGATTATCAATCATATG GCCCTCAATGTCCATGAAGAATTTTTCCTTCCAGGAGAACTGATTATAGAACAAGGAAGTATGGCTGATCAACTGTACTTCGTTTGTCACGGGAAACTG GATGAAGTCCGAAGATATGAAAATGAAAGAGAGGAACCACTCTTGAGTCTTGAAACTCACAGTACATTTGGTGAAGTTTCGGTTCTTTGTAATGTCCCAATACCATACACAATCCGAGTTGTTCAATTATGTAGACTACTGCGAATTGACAAGCAGCATTTCCTGGATATCCTTGATACATACTTTCTTGATGGCCGGATAATCATCAATAATCTCCTTGAG GGGAAGGAATCAAACATAGAAAATATCATAAAGGAATCTAAGACCACACTTCATATTGCAAAACATGAATCTGAGTTGGCTATGAAATTAAACTGTGCTACATATGATGGAGATCTTTATCGACTACGGTGTTTTATTGGAGCAGGAGCAGATCCAAATATGTCTGATTACAATGATAGGTCACCTCTG CACGTTGCTGCTCGGAAGGGTTATGAAGATATAGCTCAGTTCCTTATTGAAAAGGATGCAAATGTCAATGCCAAAG ATTATTTCGGAAACACCCCGCTGCTGGAAGCAGTCAGGAATGAGCACGATGAAGTGGCTTCCTTGCTCGTCAATGCGGGGGCAACACTAATGCTAGATCATGTTGGAACTTTTCTCTGTGAGGCAGTTGCAAGCAGAGAATTAGAATTTCTGAAGCGACTATTGTTCAATGGTGCAAATCCTAATGCCAAAAATTTTGACATGAGGACGCCACTGCACATTGCTGCATCAGAAGGATTATATCCAGCATCAGTCTCCCTTTTAGAAGCTGGAGCCAGTGTCCTTTCAGTAGACAG ATGGGGCAAAACTCCAGTAGATGAAGCCCGAGTGGGTGGAAACAAGAGCCTAATTAATCTGCTGGAGAATGCAAAGCGTGCTCAGTTATCAGAATTTTCTGAATCCTTTGAAAGAAACCAAG GCTCAGTTATAATAGAGCAAGAACAAAGGAAATGTACAGTGTTCCCCTCTCATCCCTGGGATAATTTAGATGGCAGAAGAACTGGAGTTGTTTTATGGGTTCCACAGAATATGGATGATCTCATTAGAACCGCAAAGGAACAATTGAAAGTTTACAATGGTTCCTGCATATTATCAGAAAATGGTGGCAAGATTCTTGATGTTAGAATGATCTCTGATAATCAAAATTTGTTTCTAGTTAATGAAGCATCATAG
- the LOC113741587 gene encoding potassium channel SKOR isoform X1, with amino-acid sequence MEMQSSSGIGRGGKSAESEDEEFEVEDLQEPTESTWKNYFRLICNCSRLDQSINSRSGNGREITTRGRGHSHGFVIEPNNRWYQLWTHFILLWAVYSSFFTPLEFAFFRGLPENLFLLDIAGQFAFLIDIVVRFFVAYRQPHSHCMVYSHSRIAIRYLKSQFMLDLLGCFPWDYIYKASGRKEPVRYLLWIRLSRALRVTDFFKKLEKDVRINYLFARIINLFVVELYCTHTAACIFYYLATTLPPSEEGYTWIGSLQMGSYKYTHFREIDLWTRYITSLYFAIVTMVTVGYGDIHAVNTKEMIFVMIYISFDMILGAYLLGNMTALIVKGSKTERFRDVMADLISFMNRNRLGKDLRMEIERHVRLQYESGYTSASALQDLPVSIRTKVSQKSYEPYIRKVPLLKGCSDEIINHMALNVHEEFFLPGELIIEQGSMADQLYFVCHGKLDEVRRYENEREEPLLSLETHSTFGEVSVLCNVPIPYTIRVVQLCRLLRIDKQHFLDILDTYFLDGRIIINNLLEGVQGKESNIENIIKESKTTLHIAKHESELAMKLNCATYDGDLYRLRCFIGAGADPNMSDYNDRSPLHVAARKGYEDIAQFLIEKDANVNAKDYFGNTPLLEAVRNEHDEVASLLVNAGATLMLDHVGTFLCEAVASRELEFLKRLLFNGANPNAKNFDMRTPLHIAASEGLYPASVSLLEAGASVLSVDRWGKTPVDEARVGGNKSLINLLENAKRAQLSEFSESFERNQGSVIIEQEQRKCTVFPSHPWDNLDGRRTGVVLWVPQNMDDLIRTAKEQLKVYNGSCILSENGGKILDVRMISDNQNLFLVNEAS; translated from the exons GTGGTATCAATTGTGGACACACTTCATATTGTTATGGGCAGTGTACTCATCCTTCTTCACCCCCCTGGAATTTGCCTTCTTCAGAGGTCTTCCTGAGAACCTCTTTCTTCTAGACATTGCTGGACAATTTGCTTTCCTTATAGATATTGTCGTACGCTTCTTTGTTGCCTACAGACAACCACACTCTCATTGCATGGTCTATAGTCACAGCCGCATTGCTATACG CTACTTGAAATCCCAGTTTATGCTTGATCTTCTTGGTTGCTTTCCATGGGACTACATTTACAAG GCTTCTGGGAGAAAGGAGCCAGTCAGGTACCTGCTATGGATCAGGCTTAGCAGGGCGCTTAGAGTGACAGACTTTTTTAAAAAGCTTGAGAAAGACGTCCGCATCAATTATCTTTTCGCCAGGATCATAAACCTTTTTGTTGTTGAGTTATATTGCACACATACGGCTGCCTGCATCTTTTACTATCTTGCTACCACTCTGCCTCCATCAGAGGAAGGTTATACATGGATAGGAAGTTTACAAATGGGAAGCTACAAATATACACACTTCAGAGAGATTGATCTTTGGACCCGTTATATAACCTCACTTTACTTTGCTATTGTTACTATGGTTACTGTTG GTTATGGGGATATTCATGCTGTCAACACAAAAGAAATGATATTTGTCATGATATATATTTCTTTTGACATGATTCTGGGGGCTTATTTGCTGGGTAACATGACAGCATTGATAGTGAAAGGATCCAAAACTGAGAGATTCAGGGATGTAATGGCTGATCTCATTAGTTTCATGAACAGAAACAGGCTCGGAAAGGACCTAAGAATGGAGATAGAAAGACATGTTCGATTACAATACGAGAGTGGTTATACTAGTGCTTCTGCTCTTCAGGATCTTCCGGTATCTATCAGGACTAAG GTTTCACAAAAGTCATACGAGCCGTACATTAGAAAGGTTCCTCTTCTCAAAGGATGCTCAGATGAGATTATCAATCATATG GCCCTCAATGTCCATGAAGAATTTTTCCTTCCAGGAGAACTGATTATAGAACAAGGAAGTATGGCTGATCAACTGTACTTCGTTTGTCACGGGAAACTG GATGAAGTCCGAAGATATGAAAATGAAAGAGAGGAACCACTCTTGAGTCTTGAAACTCACAGTACATTTGGTGAAGTTTCGGTTCTTTGTAATGTCCCAATACCATACACAATCCGAGTTGTTCAATTATGTAGACTACTGCGAATTGACAAGCAGCATTTCCTGGATATCCTTGATACATACTTTCTTGATGGCCGGATAATCATCAATAATCTCCTTGAG GGTGTTCAGGGGAAGGAATCAAACATAGAAAATATCATAAAGGAATCTAAGACCACACTTCATATTGCAAAACATGAATCTGAGTTGGCTATGAAATTAAACTGTGCTACATATGATGGAGATCTTTATCGACTACGGTGTTTTATTGGAGCAGGAGCAGATCCAAATATGTCTGATTACAATGATAGGTCACCTCTG CACGTTGCTGCTCGGAAGGGTTATGAAGATATAGCTCAGTTCCTTATTGAAAAGGATGCAAATGTCAATGCCAAAG ATTATTTCGGAAACACCCCGCTGCTGGAAGCAGTCAGGAATGAGCACGATGAAGTGGCTTCCTTGCTCGTCAATGCGGGGGCAACACTAATGCTAGATCATGTTGGAACTTTTCTCTGTGAGGCAGTTGCAAGCAGAGAATTAGAATTTCTGAAGCGACTATTGTTCAATGGTGCAAATCCTAATGCCAAAAATTTTGACATGAGGACGCCACTGCACATTGCTGCATCAGAAGGATTATATCCAGCATCAGTCTCCCTTTTAGAAGCTGGAGCCAGTGTCCTTTCAGTAGACAG ATGGGGCAAAACTCCAGTAGATGAAGCCCGAGTGGGTGGAAACAAGAGCCTAATTAATCTGCTGGAGAATGCAAAGCGTGCTCAGTTATCAGAATTTTCTGAATCCTTTGAAAGAAACCAAG GCTCAGTTATAATAGAGCAAGAACAAAGGAAATGTACAGTGTTCCCCTCTCATCCCTGGGATAATTTAGATGGCAGAAGAACTGGAGTTGTTTTATGGGTTCCACAGAATATGGATGATCTCATTAGAACCGCAAAGGAACAATTGAAAGTTTACAATGGTTCCTGCATATTATCAGAAAATGGTGGCAAGATTCTTGATGTTAGAATGATCTCTGATAATCAAAATTTGTTTCTAGTTAATGAAGCATCATAG